In Candidatus Omnitrophota bacterium, the genomic stretch ATGGTTAAGACACGCAAGCGGATATCCGAAATAACATTTCCGGCATTCCGCAAATTATATATATGGAAAAAACAGGTTTTCATTTATCCAGCCGCACAAAGCCGAGTCCTTCAATTATAGATTGGCCTTCGTCGCTCAAAACGAAATCAATATACTCTTTTACGGGTCCTTTCGGCTTGCCGTTTGTATACATAAAAAGCGGTCTTGATATCGGATATTTCTCGGTTAACACATTTTTTTTGCTACATTCTACGCCGTTCACCTTCAATGCCTTTACTTTATCTGATATATAACCAAGCCCGACATAACCTATAGCGCCCGGGGTCGTTGAAACAGTCTGCATCACTGCCTGATTAGATGCTTGTAACAAGGAATCCGGCCTTGTCCTGGCGCCTGCCAGCACCTTAGAAGAAAACGCCTCGTATGTCCCGCTTGAACTGTCGCGAGATACGACAATAATCTTTCCTCCGGCAACGCCCACGGACTGCCAGTTAGACAATTTCCCCGTATATATATCTTTTATTTGATCCGTGGTAATATCGTTTATAGCGTTGGAAGCATTGGTTATAACGGCAATCCCGTCCATCGCTATCACATGCACAACCGGTTCTATGCTTCTGGCAACCGCCTTTTCTATCTCGCCTGTCTTTATCGGCCTTGAAGACTGCCCGATATCGGCAGTGCCGTCTATAATACTGGCTATGCCGACGCTTGAGCCGCCGCCCTGGACAGATATATTAATATCCGGGTTTTTTTGCATGAATGTCTCGGATGTTTTTTGCGATATCGGAAAAACAGTTGTAGACCCTTTCATTGTGATATTGCTGCCGGAAGCATAAACATCAGCCTTCAGGAATGCGCAGGCTGTCAATGCGATTGCCACAATTATCTTATTCATATATTCCCTCCTGTAATATTTTTTACCATCCTGATGTAACAATTGTGTGACAAAAATGAAAACTCTTTAACTGCCTAAAATTTAAACACCAAATCGGCCTGAAATAAGTTTTCTTTACGTTTACCGCCTGATAACCTTTCAGAGTGAAAATATCCCGCTGTAAAATTTACGTTCTTCATCAACCCGTAATGGAATTTTATTTCATGCCCTTTTACATCGGTAGCGCCTCCATAAAAATCCGAATCGGGGAAAATATCAAGCCAGGCATCTTTCTGCAATTTTCTAAAATTATAGACCCCTTGCCATTGCCCCGGTTCCTTTACCCCCGCATGCCCGATCTTCGCTCCTATCAACCAACCGTGGCGGTCATTTGACGGATCGGAATTATATATAAAATCTCCAAAAATACCCATATAAGCAAGATTCTCAAAAAAACCATTGTAGTCAAATGGTTTTTTAAAGCCTAATTCAGCGCTCGCGCCGATTGAATCATACTTATATACATATCTACCACCGGTATCCGTGGTGTTTGTAGCAGGATTTGAGCGGTTCTCTCCTGCTTTTCCTTTTAGACCGTTAAAACCATAATAATTAAACGCCCCTTTGATGTCCAACTTCTCGGTAAGGCCCCACCTAAAACCAGGCTGCACAGCCCACATAACAGGGTCCGCATTATACCCTGATGATTCGTCAAGCACAAAAAACCCGGTATTAAGAAATGTGCTGAATTCAGGCCTTATGTCCCACGCCAAATCCATACTTATCCCATTAGGAAATATATCGCTGTCCCACAGCAAACCCGACGGTCTCCATAACGGGTTCTGAATTTTGCCTGCGGAAAACACCGTTTGGTTGAACGGAACATATAAGACATAAGCATATTCAAGTCTGATATCCGGTGTTTCAAAAAAATTATCAAGGGTCTGATTTGTAGAGCGCGGATCGGTCCCGCCGGTTGCAAGACCGGAAGCCACATTGACTTTGTCATTTACTTTCGCGTCCATGCCTATCCTGGCACGTATCCTGAACCGGTTCCTGTCATTGGCTTTTGCAGATGTTCCTGTTTCCTGTTTTTGCCACTGATACCTGGTCCTCAAATCCCCTTTAACTTTTATATTCTGTACCCACTTCGGCACAGACTCCGATTCGCCTTTGGCAAGTTGTAGTTTTGCTTCCTGCTTTGTTTCGTTCAATACTTGCTGCGCTTCGCCGGCAGTCAATACCCCTTTTTCAACAAGCCTGCTCACAAGTATATCTATCTCTGACGCGTAGGCCAAAATACCTGCTGAAAAATGCGCCAGGCACACCGATATTATCACAATTAATACGTACGCTAACCTATTTTTCTTCATCTTCTGATCACTCCTTTCTCTTTAATGCCTCTTTTAGTTTTACCATAAATTCCGCCCATTTTTATTTTACGCCAACAGGTCTAAAACCAAACCGAAGGCAAGGCCATTTCTCAACCCCCTTTCCGGTAATAATCTTTATCATTCCATCAGATATTTTTTTACATATCGCGGAATATGCGTACCCCATACCGACCGATAAAAATACTATTCCCGCAATTGATAATGCATCCATCGCCCCATCCTTCTTTCGCTTGTATTTTATGATTGAGTTGTGACTGCGGTATTGCGGGTGTGTAAAATTTTTGTGAACACAAAAAAATACGCCCCGCTTTAGTCTTGCGGGACGTGCTATTTTTAAAAAGCCGTGGTGCTAATCCGGTATTATTTTATCGGAAGCGTGAAACTAAAAACAGAACCTTTGCCGGGCGCGCTTTTAACCCAAACCTCTCCGGAATGGGACTGCACTATATGTTTAACTATCGCAAGCCCCAAACCAGTGCCTCCCAATTCCCTTGAACGAGCTTTATCAACACGGTAAAACCGCTCAAATATTCTTGATAAATGTTCTGCCGGAATACCAATACCAGTATCAGAAACATCAACCCTGATAAAGCCTTTTTCCTCCAAAACCCTTATTGTTATCGTACCGCCGGGCCGGGTATATTTAACCGCGTTTTCAATTAAATTAAATAATACCTGCGCGATTTTATTCCTATCGCAAAAGATCGTTTTCGCGGAATCTGCGATATGAATATCAAGATTGATATTTTTCCCGTTAACAGACTTTGCCAGTTTAGGCACCACCGTTTCTATGATTTCAGTTAAATCATTATATTTCAGTTCCAATGTCAGCTTACCTGATTCCATCTTTGCCAAATCCAAAAGGTCATTGATAAGCGATGATAGGCGTTGGGCATCGGAATGTATTATGCCCAGAAAATCTTTGGCATGCTCTTTATCATCTATGGCTCCGCGTAGAAGCGTTTCCGCGTAACCTTGTATATTTGAAACGGGCGTCCGCAGTTCATGAGATACGTTAGCGACAAAATCCTTTCTTATTGATTCAAGCCGCTTTAGATCGGTTATATCGTGAAAAACAAGCACCACCGCTTCATTTCTACCCTCCCTTATAACTGGCGCGGCATGCACTATAAGATTTTTTTCAACGGGCGCTAAAACCAATATCTCCTTTGTCAGAACACCTGAAGCATGTTTTAATACCGCGTCAACGATATCCTGAATATCGGCATTTCTTATGATTTCAATTGTGGCCTTTCCCGATAAATCGCGATCAACCTGCAGTAATTCTTTTAACGCTCTATTAATAAGAACAATATTGGCCGAGTTGTCTATTACCATAACACCTTCAAACATACTAAGAAGAACCGCCTCAAGGCGCGCTTTGTTGGCATTTACCTCCTCTATTTTTGATTTGATCTCATCCGACATAAAACGTATGGCTTCGGCCAAGGCCCCAACCTCATCATCCGAAGTGACGGACGGCCGTTTTGAAAAATCACCAAGGGCAATGTTTTTGGCTGTCAGCGATATTTCTCTCAAGGGCCTGGCAATACATGTAGACACGATAAAAAACAAAATCATAGAAATCACGAAAGCTATGATAAGAGCCAGGGCAAGAGCATTTTTAAGACGATTGGATATTACTCTTATATCGGATAAAGGAACGGCAAGCCTGATAATGCCGCAAGGCTTGTTGGCGCCAAATATTTTCGCCATATATAATATATCGGATTCCAGCGTGGAGCTA encodes the following:
- a CDS encoding putative porin, translated to MKKNRLAYVLIVIISVCLAHFSAGILAYASEIDILVSRLVEKGVLTAGEAQQVLNETKQEAKLQLAKGESESVPKWVQNIKVKGDLRTRYQWQKQETGTSAKANDRNRFRIRARIGMDAKVNDKVNVASGLATGGTDPRSTNQTLDNFFETPDIRLEYAYVLYVPFNQTVFSAGKIQNPLWRPSGLLWDSDIFPNGISMDLAWDIRPEFSTFLNTGFFVLDESSGYNADPVMWAVQPGFRWGLTEKLDIKGAFNYYGFNGLKGKAGENRSNPATNTTDTGGRYVYKYDSIGASAELGFKKPFDYNGFFENLAYMGIFGDFIYNSDPSNDRHGWLIGAKIGHAGVKEPGQWQGVYNFRKLQKDAWLDIFPDSDFYGGATDVKGHEIKFHYGLMKNVNFTAGYFHSERLSGGKRKENLFQADLVFKF
- a CDS encoding ATP-binding protein, with translation MRIGITHKIAFVFISAAAVVFLAVFFYFNYILTDYVYQRIRENLSRQLRLSALLLEKTERAFCNSYSMDIAADVIGKELGVRVTVIALDGKVFGDSGLDIRQLQSIDNHLDRPEIIEALSKGIGRAERFSSTLESDILYMAKIFGANKPCGIIRLAVPLSDIRVISNRLKNALALALIIAFVISMILFFIVSTCIARPLREISLTAKNIALGDFSKRPSVTSDDEVGALAEAIRFMSDEIKSKIEEVNANKARLEAVLLSMFEGVMVIDNSANIVLINRALKELLQVDRDLSGKATIEIIRNADIQDIVDAVLKHASGVLTKEILVLAPVEKNLIVHAAPVIREGRNEAVVLVFHDITDLKRLESIRKDFVANVSHELRTPVSNIQGYAETLLRGAIDDKEHAKDFLGIIHSDAQRLSSLINDLLDLAKMESGKLTLELKYNDLTEIIETVVPKLAKSVNGKNINLDIHIADSAKTIFCDRNKIAQVLFNLIENAVKYTRPGGTITIRVLEEKGFIRVDVSDTGIGIPAEHLSRIFERFYRVDKARSRELGGTGLGLAIVKHIVQSHSGEVWVKSAPGKGSVFSFTLPIK
- a CDS encoding phosphate ABC transporter substrate-binding protein; the protein is MNKIIVAIALTACAFLKADVYASGSNITMKGSTTVFPISQKTSETFMQKNPDINISVQGGGSSVGIASIIDGTADIGQSSRPIKTGEIEKAVARSIEPVVHVIAMDGIAVITNASNAINDITTDQIKDIYTGKLSNWQSVGVAGGKIIVVSRDSSSGTYEAFSSKVLAGARTRPDSLLQASNQAVMQTVSTTPGAIGYVGLGYISDKVKALKVNGVECSKKNVLTEKYPISRPLFMYTNGKPKGPVKEYIDFVLSDEGQSIIEGLGFVRLDK